A region of Oncorhynchus masou masou isolate Uvic2021 chromosome 29, UVic_Omas_1.1, whole genome shotgun sequence DNA encodes the following proteins:
- the LOC135520535 gene encoding oocyte zinc finger protein XlCOF6-like isoform X1 — translation MKSTPGEKQHNKTKRTKHHPDPIKTECGTQSDDVVCNRDEPDISQSPYITKGVCISSIQIKEEPTDFEQQGMGEEPNHSVPSFQKKHIKHQNTSIPMTGCSQISWSPVVTLTRLSKVVVKTLLRDTKVCLVKEENPDETDGVSSPQFFPCPHCTISFTDCYFLENHIKTKHPKQYLALFKSYVSRSKTVYAPTHSCPHCSCMFHTPRQLHAHICQAHPSPYLRKLHPCPYCERSFQYIARLHTHCKVWHKMAVTFIDGYLSCADCGKSFRNCWGLGPHQCHKPEDTKPKDGPVCLNIGMPCSECGKSCSSPQNLLIHMRTHTGEKPYVCKECGKSFSEASSHCKHMMIHSGVKPFKCQDCGKGFARMGRLRVHMTVHSGEKPLSCPKCDRRFAYSYSLKLHLRTHSGERPFKCTVCGKDFADNGYLKTHLKIHNNERNYHCGVCGLKFINSAALKTHQRTHTGERPFHCTVCDKTFFRHAHLKNHQRTHTGEKPYTCTECSKSFTQSGDLTKHIRTHTGEKPYECSVCHGCYTSSGDLGKHMRIHNNSRPYHCQECDKSFRMVGHLKTHMRTHTGERPYSCPRCHRTFARTHHLSGHLPRCC, via the exons ATGAAAAGCACGCCTGGGGAAAAGCAACACAATAAAACCAAGCGGACTAAACACCATCCAGACCCCATCAAAACAGAGTGTGGAACACAGTCAGATGATGTTGTCTGCAATAGAGATGAACCAGACATTAGCCAATCACCCTACATTACTAAAGGGGTATGTATCAGCTCCATCCAAATCAAAGAGGAACCAACAGACTTTGAGCAGCAGGGAATGGGAGAGGAACCAAACCATTCTGTTCCTTCCTTCCAGAAGAAGCACATCAAACATCAAAATACATCCATTCCAATGACCGGGTGTAGCCAGATATCATGGAGTCCTGTGGTGACGCTAACAAGATTGTCTAAA GTGGTGGTTAAGACTCTTCTGCGAGACACTAAAGTgtgtttggtgaaggaggaaaaCCCAGACGAGACAGATGGAG tctcttctCCTCAATTCTTTCCTTGTCCACACTGCACCATCTCCTTCACTGACTGTTACTTCCTGGAGAACCACATAAAGACCAAACACCCGAAGCAGTACCTGGCTTTGTTCAAAAGCTATGTCTCAAGAAGTAAAACTGTGTATGCCCCAACACACAGCTGTCCCCACTGTAGCTGCATGTTCCATACCCCACGACAGCTACACGCCCACATCTGTCaggcccacccctctccctatctAAGGAAACTCCACCCCTGCCCCTATTGTGAACGCAGCTTCCAGTACATAGCCAGACTGCATACTCACTGCAAGGTTTGGCACAAAATGGCTGTTACTTTCATCGATGGATACCTCAGTTGCGCAGACTGTGGAAAGAGCTTCAGGAATTGCTGGGGACTGGGGCCTCACCAGTGTCACAAACCTGAGGACACTAAGCCTAAGGATGGCCCTGTCTGTCTGAACATTGGCATGCCATGCTCAGAGTGTGGCAAAAGCTGCTCTAGTCCTCAGAATCTGCTCAttcacatgcgcacacacacaggcgagAAGCCTTACGTCTGCAAGGAGTGTGGCAAGAGCTTCTCAGAAGCCAGCAGTCATTGCAAACACATGATGATACACTCAGGGGTCAAGCCATTCAAATGCCAGGATTGTGGAAAGGGTTTTGCCCGGATGGGGCGACTCCGAGTTCACATGACCGTTCACTCTGGCGAGAAGCCTTTATCCTGCCCCAAATGTGACAGGCGGTTTGCATACAGTTATTCTTTGAAGCTTCACCTGCGCACACACTCAGGGGAGAGACCTTTCAAATGCACTGTGTGTGGTAAAGACTTTGCGGACAACGGTTATCTGAAGACGCATCTGAAGATCCACAACAATGAAAGGAACTACCATTGTGGGGTTTGTGGGCTGAAGTTCATAAACAGTGCTGCATTGAAAACCCACCAGCGCACACACACTGGGGAGAGGCCTTTCCATTGCACAGTGTGTGACAAGACATTTTTCCGACACGCACACCTGAAGAACCACCAGCGCACTCACACAGGTGAGAAACCATACACCTGTACTGAGTGCAGCAAAAGCTTCACTCAGTCTGGAGATCTCACAAaacacatacgcacccacactggagagaagccgtATGAATGTTCTGTCTGCCACGGCTGCTATACCTCTTCAGGGGATCTGGGCAAACACATGAGGATCCACAATAACTCACGGCCATATCACTGCCAGGAGTGTGACAAAAGCTTCCGCATGGTCGGTCACCTTAAAACTCACATGAGGACCCAcactggggagagaccgtactcCTGCCCTCGCTGCCATCGTACTTTTGCTCGCACCCACCACCTCTCTGGTCACCTGCCTAGATGTTGCTGA
- the LOC135520535 gene encoding gastrula zinc finger protein XlCGF57.1-like isoform X2 produces the protein MKSTPGEKQHNKTKRTKHHPDPIKTECGTQSDDVVCNRDEPDISQSPYITKGKKHIKHQNTSIPMTGCSQISWSPVVTLTRLSKVVVKTLLRDTKVCLVKEENPDETDGVSSPQFFPCPHCTISFTDCYFLENHIKTKHPKQYLALFKSYVSRSKTVYAPTHSCPHCSCMFHTPRQLHAHICQAHPSPYLRKLHPCPYCERSFQYIARLHTHCKVWHKMAVTFIDGYLSCADCGKSFRNCWGLGPHQCHKPEDTKPKDGPVCLNIGMPCSECGKSCSSPQNLLIHMRTHTGEKPYVCKECGKSFSEASSHCKHMMIHSGVKPFKCQDCGKGFARMGRLRVHMTVHSGEKPLSCPKCDRRFAYSYSLKLHLRTHSGERPFKCTVCGKDFADNGYLKTHLKIHNNERNYHCGVCGLKFINSAALKTHQRTHTGERPFHCTVCDKTFFRHAHLKNHQRTHTGEKPYTCTECSKSFTQSGDLTKHIRTHTGEKPYECSVCHGCYTSSGDLGKHMRIHNNSRPYHCQECDKSFRMVGHLKTHMRTHTGERPYSCPRCHRTFARTHHLSGHLPRCC, from the exons ATGAAAAGCACGCCTGGGGAAAAGCAACACAATAAAACCAAGCGGACTAAACACCATCCAGACCCCATCAAAACAGAGTGTGGAACACAGTCAGATGATGTTGTCTGCAATAGAGATGAACCAGACATTAGCCAATCACCCTACATTACTAAAGGG AAGAAGCACATCAAACATCAAAATACATCCATTCCAATGACCGGGTGTAGCCAGATATCATGGAGTCCTGTGGTGACGCTAACAAGATTGTCTAAA GTGGTGGTTAAGACTCTTCTGCGAGACACTAAAGTgtgtttggtgaaggaggaaaaCCCAGACGAGACAGATGGAG tctcttctCCTCAATTCTTTCCTTGTCCACACTGCACCATCTCCTTCACTGACTGTTACTTCCTGGAGAACCACATAAAGACCAAACACCCGAAGCAGTACCTGGCTTTGTTCAAAAGCTATGTCTCAAGAAGTAAAACTGTGTATGCCCCAACACACAGCTGTCCCCACTGTAGCTGCATGTTCCATACCCCACGACAGCTACACGCCCACATCTGTCaggcccacccctctccctatctAAGGAAACTCCACCCCTGCCCCTATTGTGAACGCAGCTTCCAGTACATAGCCAGACTGCATACTCACTGCAAGGTTTGGCACAAAATGGCTGTTACTTTCATCGATGGATACCTCAGTTGCGCAGACTGTGGAAAGAGCTTCAGGAATTGCTGGGGACTGGGGCCTCACCAGTGTCACAAACCTGAGGACACTAAGCCTAAGGATGGCCCTGTCTGTCTGAACATTGGCATGCCATGCTCAGAGTGTGGCAAAAGCTGCTCTAGTCCTCAGAATCTGCTCAttcacatgcgcacacacacaggcgagAAGCCTTACGTCTGCAAGGAGTGTGGCAAGAGCTTCTCAGAAGCCAGCAGTCATTGCAAACACATGATGATACACTCAGGGGTCAAGCCATTCAAATGCCAGGATTGTGGAAAGGGTTTTGCCCGGATGGGGCGACTCCGAGTTCACATGACCGTTCACTCTGGCGAGAAGCCTTTATCCTGCCCCAAATGTGACAGGCGGTTTGCATACAGTTATTCTTTGAAGCTTCACCTGCGCACACACTCAGGGGAGAGACCTTTCAAATGCACTGTGTGTGGTAAAGACTTTGCGGACAACGGTTATCTGAAGACGCATCTGAAGATCCACAACAATGAAAGGAACTACCATTGTGGGGTTTGTGGGCTGAAGTTCATAAACAGTGCTGCATTGAAAACCCACCAGCGCACACACACTGGGGAGAGGCCTTTCCATTGCACAGTGTGTGACAAGACATTTTTCCGACACGCACACCTGAAGAACCACCAGCGCACTCACACAGGTGAGAAACCATACACCTGTACTGAGTGCAGCAAAAGCTTCACTCAGTCTGGAGATCTCACAAaacacatacgcacccacactggagagaagccgtATGAATGTTCTGTCTGCCACGGCTGCTATACCTCTTCAGGGGATCTGGGCAAACACATGAGGATCCACAATAACTCACGGCCATATCACTGCCAGGAGTGTGACAAAAGCTTCCGCATGGTCGGTCACCTTAAAACTCACATGAGGACCCAcactggggagagaccgtactcCTGCCCTCGCTGCCATCGTACTTTTGCTCGCACCCACCACCTCTCTGGTCACCTGCCTAGATGTTGCTGA